From the genome of Candidatus Melainabacteria bacterium RIFOXYA2_FULL_32_9, one region includes:
- a CDS encoding carbamoyl phosphate synthase small subunit, translating to MKAKILLEDGTILEGESFGADKTVFGEIVFNTGMTGYQEILTDPSYAGQVVVMTYPLIGSYGINEEDIESCKIQVNGFVVKEFVDTESNWKSTKNLSEYLIEHNIMGISGLDTRMLTKKIRTQGTMNCVMTTGEITEELIGQLKSYSFPKNIVTEVSRKDFSILSGNNRKIGLIDFGVKTGIVKYLAELCCEIHLFPWDVPAETILDSGLDAVLLSNGPGDPKDVTKAIETTKKLIGKIPLFGICLGHQILALALGGDTYKLKFGHRGSNHPVQDLRTNRVVITAQNHGYAVHADSLPENCQVTHININDKTVEGFCCPDLKINTVQFHPEAGPGPLDANYIFGDWVNLLGKEYQNA from the coding sequence ATGAAGGCTAAGATATTACTTGAAGATGGAACGATATTAGAAGGTGAATCCTTCGGGGCAGATAAAACAGTATTTGGAGAAATCGTTTTTAATACAGGCATGACAGGGTATCAGGAAATTCTTACAGATCCTTCCTATGCAGGTCAGGTCGTTGTTATGACTTATCCGTTGATTGGCAGTTATGGGATAAATGAAGAAGACATTGAATCTTGCAAGATTCAGGTTAACGGATTTGTAGTAAAAGAATTTGTTGATACAGAAAGTAACTGGAAAAGCACTAAAAACCTGTCTGAATACCTAATTGAACATAATATTATGGGTATATCAGGTCTTGATACAAGAATGTTGACAAAGAAGATTCGTACTCAAGGAACTATGAATTGCGTTATGACCACTGGTGAAATTACTGAAGAGTTGATAGGGCAATTAAAAAGTTATTCTTTCCCAAAAAATATAGTTACAGAGGTATCAAGAAAAGATTTTTCAATATTATCAGGGAATAACAGGAAAATAGGACTAATTGATTTTGGCGTAAAAACAGGAATAGTAAAATATTTAGCTGAATTATGTTGTGAGATTCATCTTTTTCCCTGGGACGTTCCAGCAGAAACGATTTTAGATTCGGGTTTAGATGCAGTTTTATTATCAAACGGGCCTGGTGATCCTAAAGATGTAACAAAAGCTATTGAAACAACTAAAAAGTTGATAGGTAAAATTCCGTTATTTGGAATCTGTCTTGGTCATCAGATATTAGCTCTCGCACTTGGCGGTGATACTTACAAATTGAAATTCGGCCATAGGGGTAGTAATCATCCGGTACAGGATTTAAGAACGAATAGAGTTGTAATAACTGCTCAAAATCATGGTTATGCAGTGCATGCTGATTCATTACCTGAAAATTGTCAGGTAACGCATATTAATATTAATGATAAGACTGTAGAAGGTTTTTGTTGTCCTGACTTAAAAATAAATACGGTGCAATTTCATCCTGAAGCAGGACCAGGGCCACTTGATGCTAACTATATTTTTGGAGATTGGGTGAATTTACTTGGAAAGGAATACCAAAATGCCTAA
- a CDS encoding carbamoyl phosphate synthase large subunit, with the protein MPKNTELKKVLVIGSGPIIIGQAAEFDYAGTQACKALKDEDLEVILVNSNPATIMTDDNMADRVYIQPLTVEALDYIINKERPDGLLATLGGQTGLNLAVELQEAGILDKYNVKLLGTSLDAIKKAEDRESFKQLMEEIGEPIPPSKIVCSIEEGIDFASEIGLPIIVRPAYTLGGTGGGIANNMDELRETLHTGLMHSRICQVLLERSVAGWKEVEYEVMRDSNDTCIVICNMENLDPIGIHTGDSIVVAPSQTLRDEEYHMLRTSAIKIIRALKIEGGCNVQFALNPESTEYVVIEVNPRVSRSSALASKAAGYPIAKIAAKIAIGLHLHEIPNYVTQKTMASFEPALDYIVTKIPKWPFDKFSYANRTLGTQMKATGEVMAIDRTFESSFLKAVISLEGKYTGLRLDKLAALSKEKILKWLQVCDDERIFVVAEALRKGISIEEVHKITKIDPWFLSKINNIVQVEKSLQTEPLTVDLLRKAESIGFTDVEIQELSSESSHALDMLRRVHNLYPVYKMVDTCAAEFESVTPYYYSTFEKEDENIITKREKIVVIGSGPIRIGQGIEFDYCSVHAAWGIQEAGYESIIINNNPETVSTDFDIADKLYFEPLYIDDVLNVIRKEMPKGVIVQFGGQTAINLGPKLLRKGVQILGTSVESIDVAEDRKLFERLLRELDIPQAKGAAVTTLKDAIRVAEEIGYPVLVRPSYVIGGRAMQIVYNESELRSYVEEAVSLSTEYSILIDQYIEGKEVEVDAISDREDVLIPGIMEHIERTGVHSGDSFSVYPAQTLSQHIIDTIVDYTKRIARALQVVGLLNIQYAVHNDTVYVIEANPRASRTVPILSKVTKVPMVKLAIRVILGDKLKDLGYGLGLLPSTDLVAVKAPVFSFQKLKDVDVALAPEMKSTGEVLGIDTDYEKALVKAFLGAGYKFPSNGTILISLRDKDREEVIEFAKEFQQLGFTLAATDDTEEVFRRFGLRVELINKDALDIIQEKIKQKEICMVINTPTLGKDPKRSGFQIRSMAENYKIPCFTSLDTVKAYLQAMKVLNQGEKFTYETIDFYMKPKSKVSV; encoded by the coding sequence ATGCCTAAGAATACAGAACTTAAAAAAGTATTGGTAATAGGATCCGGACCAATTATTATAGGACAAGCAGCAGAATTTGATTATGCTGGAACTCAGGCATGTAAGGCCCTCAAAGATGAGGATCTTGAGGTTATTCTTGTAAATAGTAATCCTGCTACTATTATGACTGATGATAATATGGCAGATAGGGTATATATACAGCCATTAACAGTAGAAGCACTCGATTATATTATAAATAAAGAAAGACCTGATGGTCTTTTGGCTACATTAGGTGGTCAAACAGGTCTTAATTTGGCTGTAGAGCTTCAAGAAGCCGGTATTCTGGATAAATATAATGTAAAGCTTTTAGGAACATCTTTAGACGCTATTAAAAAAGCTGAAGACCGTGAAAGTTTTAAGCAATTGATGGAAGAAATTGGTGAACCTATCCCACCAAGCAAAATTGTATGCTCAATCGAAGAAGGTATAGATTTTGCTAGTGAAATAGGATTACCAATTATTGTTCGTCCTGCATACACACTGGGTGGGACTGGTGGTGGTATAGCAAATAATATGGATGAATTAAGGGAAACTCTTCATACTGGTCTTATGCACAGTAGGATTTGTCAGGTATTGTTAGAAAGAAGCGTAGCTGGCTGGAAAGAAGTCGAATATGAAGTTATGCGTGATTCGAACGATACTTGTATAGTCATTTGTAATATGGAAAATCTTGATCCTATCGGCATTCATACAGGTGACAGTATTGTTGTTGCCCCATCTCAAACTCTTAGAGATGAAGAGTACCATATGCTAAGAACTTCAGCAATTAAAATTATTCGTGCTCTTAAAATAGAAGGTGGTTGCAATGTGCAATTTGCTCTTAATCCAGAAAGCACGGAATATGTAGTGATTGAGGTTAATCCAAGAGTTAGCAGATCTTCTGCTTTAGCTTCCAAAGCCGCTGGTTATCCTATTGCAAAAATTGCTGCAAAAATTGCTATAGGCCTTCATTTACACGAAATTCCAAATTACGTTACCCAGAAAACAATGGCTTCTTTTGAACCGGCTTTAGATTATATAGTTACAAAGATCCCAAAATGGCCGTTTGATAAGTTTTCATATGCTAATCGTACTTTAGGTACTCAAATGAAAGCTACAGGTGAGGTAATGGCAATAGATCGTACTTTTGAAAGCTCTTTCTTAAAAGCTGTTATTTCTCTTGAAGGAAAATATACGGGATTAAGACTTGATAAACTTGCAGCTCTTTCTAAAGAAAAAATACTAAAATGGCTTCAAGTTTGTGATGATGAGAGGATTTTTGTAGTTGCAGAGGCTTTACGTAAAGGAATTTCAATAGAAGAAGTTCATAAAATAACGAAAATTGATCCCTGGTTCTTGAGTAAAATAAATAATATTGTTCAGGTTGAAAAAAGTCTGCAAACAGAACCTTTAACTGTAGATTTATTAAGGAAAGCTGAATCAATAGGCTTTACTGATGTAGAGATACAGGAATTGTCCAGCGAATCCTCTCATGCCCTTGATATGCTTAGGAGGGTTCATAATCTGTATCCTGTTTATAAGATGGTAGATACTTGTGCAGCTGAATTTGAATCTGTGACTCCTTATTATTATTCTACTTTTGAGAAAGAAGATGAAAATATAATCACTAAAAGAGAGAAAATAGTTGTCATAGGATCCGGGCCAATCAGGATTGGTCAGGGAATTGAGTTTGACTATTGCTCGGTTCATGCTGCCTGGGGTATCCAAGAAGCTGGATATGAATCAATAATAATAAATAATAATCCTGAAACGGTTAGTACAGACTTTGATATAGCTGATAAATTATATTTTGAGCCTTTATATATAGATGATGTACTGAACGTTATTAGAAAAGAAATGCCTAAAGGTGTAATAGTTCAATTTGGAGGACAAACTGCTATTAATCTGGGCCCAAAATTGCTTAGAAAAGGTGTTCAGATTCTTGGTACATCTGTAGAATCTATCGATGTAGCAGAAGATCGTAAGTTATTTGAAAGACTTCTTAGAGAATTAGATATTCCTCAGGCAAAAGGTGCAGCCGTTACGACTTTAAAAGATGCTATCAGAGTAGCTGAAGAAATAGGTTATCCCGTTCTGGTCAGGCCTTCTTACGTAATTGGAGGAAGGGCTATGCAGATTGTATATAATGAGTCTGAACTAAGATCTTATGTAGAAGAAGCTGTTTCTTTATCCACAGAATATTCTATCCTGATAGACCAGTACATTGAGGGAAAAGAAGTAGAAGTTGATGCTATTTCAGATAGAGAAGATGTGTTAATTCCGGGAATTATGGAACATATTGAGCGTACAGGAGTTCATTCTGGTGATAGTTTCTCTGTATACCCTGCTCAAACCCTTTCACAGCATATTATTGATACAATTGTGGATTATACTAAAAGGATAGCAAGAGCTCTTCAGGTTGTTGGGCTTTTAAATATTCAGTATGCTGTTCATAATGATACTGTATATGTAATAGAAGCTAATCCAAGGGCTTCAAGAACAGTGCCTATTTTAAGTAAAGTTACAAAAGTTCCTATGGTGAAGCTGGCTATTAGGGTTATACTTGGCGATAAACTAAAAGATCTCGGCTATGGATTAGGATTGCTTCCTTCAACAGACCTTGTAGCTGTTAAGGCTCCTGTGTTTTCGTTCCAAAAATTAAAGGATGTTGATGTTGCTCTGGCCCCAGAAATGAAGTCTACGGGAGAAGTGCTTGGAATAGACACTGATTATGAAAAAGCATTGGTTAAAGCTTTTTTAGGTGCAGGATACAAGTTTCCTAGTAATGGAACAATCTTAATCTCTCTCAGAGATAAAGATAGAGAAGAAGTAATTGAATTTGCTAAAGAGTTTCAGCAGTTAGGGTTTACTCTTGCAGCTACTGATGATACTGAAGAGGTATTCAGAAGGTTTGGTTTGAGAGTCGAATTGATAAATAAAGACGCACTGGATATTATTCAGGAAAAAATAAAACAAAAAGAAATATGTATGGTTATAAATACTCCAACTCTCGGTAAAGATCCAAAACGCTCCGGTTTTCAAATTCGATCAATGGCAGAAAATTATAAAATTCCTTGTTTTACATCTTTAGATACTGTAAAAGCGTATTTACAGGCAATGAAAGTATTAAACCAAGGTGAGAAGTTCACCTATGAGACAATAGATTTCTATATGAAACCAAAATCAAAAGTTAGTGTGTAA
- a CDS encoding acetylornithine aminotransferase has product MRQDDLIQIGKQNIMNTYSYFPVVIEKGEGCYLWDVAGKKYLDFVAGIAVNCLGYKQKEFIDSLYGQLQKLNHCSNLYYNQPQIELADILTKNSHFNKVFFCNSGAEAIEASLKLARKYGKKSHGENCYEIITMNQSFHGRTFGAITATGQEKYQKDLNPLLPGIIHSPYNDFEALKQKVTDKTCAILIEPIQGEGGIRPAEREFLHNVRDLCTKNDIVLIYDEVQCGIGRIGKLFGYEAYNIPPDVIALAKGLGGGFPIGAMMAVDKVADSFKPGDHASTFGGNPLACTAGKVVLGQLLNNGILKNAEIQGKYLRDQLIDLKQKHNLIVDIRGIGLMQGIELTIPVKSIVEKCMDKGLLLVGAGEKVLRFVPPLIVNKSEIDEAMSILSNVLNEV; this is encoded by the coding sequence ATGAGGCAAGATGATCTGATACAAATAGGCAAACAAAATATAATGAATACATATAGTTACTTCCCTGTAGTTATCGAAAAAGGGGAAGGGTGTTATTTATGGGATGTGGCAGGTAAAAAATATCTGGATTTCGTTGCCGGAATAGCTGTTAATTGCTTAGGCTATAAGCAAAAGGAGTTTATAGATAGTTTATATGGTCAGTTACAGAAGCTCAATCATTGTTCTAATCTATATTATAATCAGCCACAGATAGAATTGGCAGATATTTTAACTAAAAATAGTCATTTTAATAAAGTGTTTTTCTGTAACAGTGGAGCTGAAGCAATTGAGGCTTCATTAAAATTAGCCCGTAAATATGGCAAAAAATCTCATGGGGAAAACTGCTATGAGATTATTACAATGAACCAATCTTTCCATGGTAGAACTTTTGGTGCTATAACTGCAACTGGACAGGAAAAATATCAAAAAGACTTAAATCCGTTATTACCTGGAATTATCCATTCTCCATATAATGATTTTGAAGCTTTAAAGCAAAAAGTAACAGATAAAACCTGTGCGATTCTTATTGAGCCGATACAGGGTGAAGGTGGAATCCGCCCTGCTGAAAGAGAATTTTTGCACAATGTCAGGGATCTTTGTACAAAAAATGATATTGTGCTTATTTATGATGAAGTACAATGTGGCATTGGTAGAATAGGCAAGCTTTTTGGGTATGAAGCTTATAATATACCGCCAGATGTAATTGCGTTGGCTAAAGGTTTAGGCGGTGGATTTCCAATTGGTGCAATGATGGCTGTAGATAAAGTTGCTGATAGCTTTAAACCAGGTGATCATGCTTCTACGTTTGGGGGAAATCCCCTAGCTTGTACAGCGGGAAAAGTTGTTTTAGGCCAACTTCTTAATAATGGTATCCTAAAAAATGCAGAAATACAGGGGAAATATTTAAGAGATCAGTTAATTGATTTGAAGCAAAAACATAATTTAATTGTAGATATTCGTGGAATTGGTTTAATGCAGGGAATTGAGCTTACAATTCCTGTTAAATCTATAGTTGAAAAATGTATGGATAAAGGTTTACTTTTGGTTGGTGCTGGAGAAAAGGTTCTTCGATTTGTACCACCATTAATAGTGAATAAAAGTGAGATTGATGAGGCAATGAGTATACTCTCGAATGTACTGAATGAGGTATAG
- a CDS encoding bifunctional ornithine acetyltransferase/N-acetylglutamate synthase: MKILTGGITSPKGFQATGSYIGIKKRRKDLAILYSEVSAVAAAVFTTNVVKAAPVLWNTEIIDKKGTVRAIVTNSGNANACTGEIGIKHAEEMAATLADCLKIKKEEVFVCSTGVIGVPLPMDIITRGIEQTYTNLSDRGDAARNAAEAILTTDTFVKEIAVEIKIDGKPVRIAGMAKGSGMIHPNMATMLGFITTDINISRDLLEKALREDVDDTYNMISVDGDTSTNDSVLLLANGLAGNKLITQEDESYVLFSKALHYVNEYLAQQIIRDGEGATKFLEVKIKGALSKVDARKLGKSVITSNLVKTAFFGEDANWGRVLAAMGYSGANFDPSKVHIEFMSPAGSVVIMKDGRPVKFDEDQATSVLKEREIRILITLQEGQAEACAWGCDLSYEYVRINGEYRT, translated from the coding sequence ATGAAAATACTTACCGGAGGCATAACCAGTCCAAAAGGATTTCAAGCAACGGGAAGTTATATAGGTATAAAGAAAAGAAGAAAAGATCTGGCAATTTTGTATAGTGAAGTTTCAGCTGTAGCTGCGGCTGTTTTTACAACAAATGTGGTAAAAGCTGCACCAGTACTGTGGAATACAGAGATTATCGATAAAAAAGGAACTGTAAGAGCTATTGTAACAAATAGCGGTAATGCAAATGCTTGTACCGGTGAAATTGGCATTAAACATGCTGAAGAAATGGCAGCAACCCTTGCAGATTGTCTAAAAATAAAAAAAGAAGAGGTTTTTGTATGCTCAACAGGGGTAATTGGAGTACCTCTACCTATGGATATTATTACTAGAGGTATAGAGCAAACTTATACTAATTTGAGTGATCGAGGTGATGCTGCAAGAAATGCTGCTGAAGCTATTCTCACTACTGATACTTTTGTAAAAGAAATTGCAGTTGAAATTAAAATTGATGGTAAGCCTGTAAGAATTGCAGGAATGGCTAAAGGTTCCGGCATGATTCATCCGAATATGGCGACAATGCTTGGATTTATTACTACTGATATAAACATATCCAGAGATTTACTTGAAAAAGCATTAAGAGAAGATGTAGATGATACTTATAATATGATCTCTGTTGATGGTGATACCAGTACTAATGATTCAGTGTTACTGCTGGCAAACGGTTTGGCTGGGAATAAGCTAATTACTCAGGAAGATGAAAGTTATGTACTATTTAGTAAAGCGCTTCATTATGTAAACGAGTATTTAGCACAGCAAATTATTCGTGATGGAGAAGGTGCAACGAAATTTCTAGAAGTTAAAATAAAAGGCGCCTTATCAAAAGTGGATGCAAGAAAGTTAGGTAAGTCGGTTATAACATCTAACCTGGTAAAAACGGCTTTCTTTGGAGAAGATGCTAACTGGGGAAGAGTTCTAGCAGCCATGGGTTATTCAGGAGCAAACTTTGATCCATCAAAAGTTCATATAGAATTTATGAGTCCAGCTGGCTCTGTTGTTATCATGAAAGATGGTAGACCGGTTAAGTTTGATGAAGATCAGGCTACATCAGTTTTAAAAGAAAGAGAAATTCGGATTTTAATAACTCTTCAGGAAGGACAGGCCGAAGCTTGTGCCTGGGGTTGTGATTTGAGTTATGAATATGTAAGAATTAACGGCGAATATCGTACATAG
- a CDS encoding ATP phosphoribosyltransferase: MIGLKIAIPNKGRLSEDVFDLLQRAGLTITKKERSLYASTHDGNYTVIFVRTQDIPNFVQDGVTDLGITGFDVVQETEANVESILDLNFGHCKLIIATKEESPFDNVEDIPDGAKIATSFPNLTKSFFDKLGKKVHITEVSGATEVTPQLGLADIIVDITSSGTTLKVNKLKIIGEILKSQSVVIARPDVLENEENQVKAFIRALKSAMNAEEKKYLMANIPKAALDQVKIFLPGLNSPTVIGLLGNEEMVAIHVVVEKKQIYDSIDKLKQLGATGILILTVDQMIP, from the coding sequence ATGATAGGTCTTAAGATTGCTATTCCTAACAAAGGGCGCTTATCAGAAGATGTTTTTGATCTTCTTCAAAGAGCAGGATTAACTATTACCAAAAAAGAAAGAAGCCTTTATGCCTCTACCCATGACGGCAATTATACAGTAATATTCGTCCGAACTCAGGATATACCTAACTTTGTCCAGGATGGGGTTACGGATCTTGGAATCACAGGTTTCGATGTAGTTCAGGAAACAGAAGCAAATGTAGAGAGCATCCTTGATCTGAACTTTGGACATTGCAAATTAATTATAGCCACTAAAGAGGAATCCCCTTTTGATAACGTGGAAGACATTCCGGACGGAGCTAAAATAGCTACTTCATTTCCTAATTTAACTAAAAGTTTTTTTGATAAACTTGGTAAAAAAGTACATATTACAGAGGTCTCAGGAGCAACTGAGGTTACTCCACAACTGGGATTAGCAGATATTATTGTTGATATAACCTCATCAGGCACAACTCTTAAAGTTAACAAACTCAAAATCATTGGTGAAATCTTAAAATCACAGTCAGTAGTAATAGCCAGACCTGATGTATTAGAAAACGAAGAAAATCAGGTTAAAGCATTCATCAGAGCTTTAAAATCAGCTATGAATGCTGAAGAAAAAAAATATTTAATGGCTAATATTCCAAAAGCTGCCTTAGATCAAGTTAAAATATTTTTACCAGGCCTAAATTCTCCAACAGTAATAGGCTTGCTGGGAAATGAAGAGATGGTCGCCATTCACGTAGTAGTTGAAAAAAAGCAGATTTACGATAGTATAGACAAATTAAAACAACTCGGTGCAACCGGAATTCTTATTTTAACAGTAGATCAAATGATACCTTAG
- a CDS encoding acetylglutamate kinase, producing the protein MKKHIEKAQIIAETLPYVKKFRDKIFVIKYGGSAMVNEKIRKTVMQDIALLKFMGIRLVVVHGGGPEINKALQDSGKEPEFINGLRVTDKETMEIVESVLFGKINKEIMQDLEKLGANAIGICGKDSNTLISTKKYINGCDLGFVGDISQVNTNLLNMLIESNFIPVVSPIGVDKQGNSYNINADYAAVAVAGALKAEKLIFLTDVPGVLRDVNDSTSLIPELSVEDVSQYIQDKTISGGMIPKVECCIAGIKQGVKSVYILDGRIEHSLLLEMFTDKGFGTMFKGNKVVTAI; encoded by the coding sequence ATGAAAAAGCACATTGAAAAAGCCCAAATAATTGCTGAAACTCTGCCTTATGTTAAAAAGTTTCGTGACAAAATCTTTGTAATTAAATATGGTGGCAGTGCCATGGTTAATGAAAAGATCAGGAAAACTGTGATGCAAGATATTGCGCTATTAAAATTTATGGGAATTCGCCTGGTTGTGGTGCATGGTGGTGGTCCTGAAATTAATAAAGCTCTTCAGGATTCAGGAAAAGAACCTGAATTTATAAATGGGCTCAGGGTTACTGACAAAGAAACTATGGAAATAGTTGAATCAGTTTTGTTTGGCAAAATAAATAAAGAAATTATGCAAGATCTTGAAAAGCTTGGTGCTAATGCAATTGGGATTTGCGGTAAGGATAGCAACACTTTAATTTCTACTAAAAAATATATAAACGGTTGTGATTTAGGGTTTGTGGGGGATATAAGTCAAGTCAACACAAACCTTTTAAATATGTTGATTGAGAGCAATTTTATACCTGTAGTTTCTCCTATTGGAGTTGATAAACAAGGTAATAGTTATAATATTAATGCTGATTACGCAGCAGTTGCAGTTGCAGGGGCTTTAAAAGCTGAAAAGCTTATTTTCCTAACAGATGTGCCCGGAGTACTTAGAGATGTAAATGATAGTACATCTCTAATACCTGAATTATCTGTTGAGGATGTTTCGCAATATATACAAGATAAAACTATTTCAGGTGGTATGATACCTAAAGTCGAGTGTTGTATCGCAGGAATAAAGCAAGGTGTTAAATCTGTTTATATATTAGATGGAAGAATTGAGCATTCTCTTTTGCTTGAGATGTTTACTGATAAAGGTTTTGGTACAATGTTCAAAGGTAATAAGGTTGTAACGGCAATTTAA
- a CDS encoding N-acetyl-gamma-glutamyl-phosphate reductase, whose amino-acid sequence MVKAGIIGSTGYVGEELVRILLQHPEVELSCVTSQSYIGKHFEQVYENFRGVCALECQEEDIEALADKVDVIFIALPHGIASKKINSDILNKVKIIDIGADFRLKDKNTYESWYETDHHNEDLLNHAVYGLCEWKREQIKKTNLLANPGCYTTCSILSLAPLLKEDILKEDSIIIDAKSGVSGAGRSLSLGVHFNECNESIKAYKLASHRHIPEIEQELSDVSGKSIKITFTPHLVPMNRGILVTAYGTLKNNTNYDDIYSIYEKYYGNEYFIRLTKKNVFPETRWVKGSNYCDIGFAIDERTNRIIIVGALDNLVKGAAGQAVQNMNLMFGLEETMGLKNIPIFPV is encoded by the coding sequence ATGGTAAAAGCTGGAATTATTGGATCAACAGGGTATGTGGGTGAAGAGTTAGTTAGAATACTATTACAACATCCTGAAGTTGAGTTATCTTGTGTGACATCTCAAAGTTATATAGGAAAACACTTTGAACAGGTATATGAAAACTTTAGAGGAGTTTGCGCCCTTGAGTGTCAGGAAGAAGATATTGAAGCTCTGGCTGATAAAGTAGACGTCATATTTATTGCTTTACCTCATGGAATTGCTTCTAAGAAAATTAATTCAGATATACTTAATAAAGTGAAAATTATTGATATAGGGGCAGACTTTAGATTAAAAGATAAAAATACATATGAATCCTGGTATGAAACGGATCATCATAATGAAGATCTTTTAAATCATGCTGTATATGGACTTTGTGAGTGGAAAAGAGAACAGATTAAGAAGACTAATTTGTTAGCTAATCCAGGATGTTATACGACCTGTAGCATTTTAAGTCTTGCTCCATTACTAAAAGAAGATATCTTAAAAGAAGATAGTATTATAATTGATGCAAAATCAGGAGTCTCAGGTGCAGGTAGGTCTTTAAGTCTGGGAGTGCATTTTAATGAATGTAATGAGTCGATAAAGGCATATAAGCTTGCAAGTCATAGACATATTCCTGAAATTGAACAAGAATTGAGTGATGTAAGTGGAAAATCAATTAAAATTACATTTACTCCTCATTTAGTCCCTATGAATAGGGGTATTTTAGTAACTGCGTATGGAACCTTAAAAAATAATACAAATTATGATGATATATACTCGATTTACGAAAAATATTATGGAAATGAGTATTTTATACGCTTAACTAAAAAAAATGTTTTCCCTGAAACCAGATGGGTAAAGGGTTCTAATTACTGTGATATTGGTTTTGCTATAGATGAAAGAACAAATCGCATTATAATAGTTGGAGCTCTTGATAATCTTGTTAAAGGAGCTGCTGGTCAGGCAGTACAAAATATGAACCTTATGTTTGGCCTTGAGGAAACAATGGGACTTAAAAATATTCCTATATTTCCTGTATAA
- a CDS encoding 23S rRNA (adenine(2503)-C(2))-methyltransferase, with protein MNTVNKKIILAGMTLNELEKFTEENNEPKFRAKQLHYWLYKKCVPEFDNMSNLSKEFRAKLNNIAQISDTKIKQRLISKDGTIKYLLEFPDGNVVETVLMRFDNRPNLTACVSSQIGCPVGCIFCATGERGFVRNLTAKEIIDQILTIQRDTGLIVTNIVYMGQGEPLLNLDEVLKSVHIINSELEIGMRRITISTSGIAPQIYKLADENRQLTLALSLHAPNHELRERLIPIEKKYNIEEVVKALHFLTEKTGRRVTIEYMLIDGINDSPDHAKQISYLLKGLNYNVNLIPYNSLNRDDFKTPSAKKINIFKYILEQSGKKVTVRLERGSDILAACGQLSGKVTP; from the coding sequence ATGAATACGGTAAATAAAAAAATTATATTAGCCGGAATGACTTTGAATGAACTTGAAAAGTTCACAGAAGAAAATAACGAGCCAAAATTTAGAGCAAAACAGCTTCATTATTGGCTCTACAAAAAATGCGTGCCTGAATTTGATAATATGTCAAATTTATCAAAGGAATTTAGGGCAAAATTAAATAATATAGCTCAAATATCAGATACAAAAATCAAACAAAGACTTATAAGTAAAGATGGCACCATCAAATATCTACTAGAATTTCCCGATGGCAATGTAGTAGAAACAGTTTTAATGCGTTTTGATAATAGACCTAATTTGACAGCCTGTGTTAGCAGTCAAATAGGCTGTCCTGTAGGATGTATTTTCTGTGCCACAGGAGAAAGAGGATTTGTTAGAAACTTAACCGCAAAAGAAATTATCGATCAAATACTCACAATCCAGAGAGATACAGGATTAATTGTAACTAATATTGTTTATATGGGACAGGGTGAGCCCTTATTAAACCTGGACGAGGTTCTTAAATCAGTCCATATAATTAATTCTGAATTAGAAATCGGAATGAGGCGAATCACAATTTCCACAAGTGGAATCGCTCCTCAAATTTACAAATTAGCAGATGAAAACCGTCAACTCACACTAGCCTTATCCCTTCATGCCCCAAATCACGAACTAAGAGAAAGGCTAATTCCTATAGAAAAAAAATATAATATAGAAGAAGTAGTAAAAGCTCTTCACTTTTTAACAGAAAAAACAGGAAGAAGAGTAACAATAGAATATATGCTAATTGACGGGATTAATGATAGCCCTGATCACGCCAAACAAATAAGTTATTTACTTAAAGGGCTTAATTATAACGTCAATTTAATCCCATATAATTCCCTTAACAGAGATGATTTTAAAACTCCATCAGCTAAAAAAATAAATATATTTAAGTATATTCTGGAGCAATCAGGCAAGAAAGTAACAGTCAGACTCGAAAGAGGGTCGGATATACTTGCTGCTTGCGGGCAATTAAGTGGAAAAGTGACTCCTTAA